From Salvia splendens isolate huo1 chromosome 16, SspV2, whole genome shotgun sequence, a single genomic window includes:
- the LOC121770980 gene encoding uncharacterized protein LOC121770980, with product MQAKGRPMGPETRSVIAPDCLWEKICKKNYLAGAYYYNDEPEYTQRACLFGIGDIKLEPENEVIIISDTTEKLSSEQPSCYEVPDGNEEVNSPNVIPPANVRRKLFVDLDGPSDRESTTEPDIYFIDVGPD from the exons ATGCAAGCAAAAGGGCGTCCAATGGGTCCTGAGACACGATCTGTAATCGCTCCCGACTGTTTGTGGGAGAAGATATGTAAG AAAAATTATCTCGCGGGCGCCTACTACTACAACGATGAGCCCGAATACACTCAGCGAGCATGCCTATTTGGGATTGGCGATATTAAGTTAGAGCCTGAGAATGAGGTGATCATCATCTCGGACACTACTGAGAAACTCTCATCAGAGCAGCCTAGTTGCTACGAGGTGCCGGATGGAAATGAGGAAGTGAACTCGCCCAATGTCATCCCACCAGCCAATGTCCGCCGCAAGTTGTTTGTCGACTTAGACGGACCCTCGGACAGGGAGTCAACAACTGAGCCGGACATATATTTCATTGACGTAGGGCCGGATTGA